The following are encoded in a window of Colletotrichum lupini chromosome 3, complete sequence genomic DNA:
- a CDS encoding ABC-2 type transporter — MEGAARPEEDGRWGENAAGEISVNAALEEYHDLEKELSTIQHRHSTAYQRKPSEHHGDAGGESDSTIAPSLPGNDTFDLPDFLRRGIMDMRTPSGGPAKRLGVSFKNLTVKGIESSTKQVTTFPRDLVNTFGPDFYHFITGIFPKLKIHKEPTVDLIRNMTGTVRHGEIMLVLGRPGSGCSTFLKAIANHRDEYAKVDGDVHYGVIPAEDQLERYRGEVVYCEEDDRHFPSLTVWQTLWFALKTKTRKREQWTIPLILDSLLQMFGIDHTKNTLVGDEHIRGVSGGERKRVSLAETLATRASVVCWDNSTRGLDASTALSFAKSLRVYTDVSGRTTLVTLYQAGESIYELMDKVLVIDDGRMLFQGPGDEAKKYFEDLGYLCPPRQTTADFLTSIADKNARHFQPGREESAPKTPEDLERTFLESEHYQRILQDVEDYERGSRSANNDKHRMFAATVKDAKSKTVIGDSIYTVSFFKQVAACTKRQAWLLWGDRSSFYTKLAIIIANSLIVSSLFYGSGQDTSSVFARGGVAFFSIAFIGWLQFAELVPAIDGRTTIERQRVFAFYRPSAVVIARMLLDFPLILIMTLLFSVPVYFLAQFDVDASKFWIYTLIVYTATFCLTTMYRMFASLSSTVDDSIRFVGVVLNIMFIMTGYVIPKPNLLSDAIWFGWIYYINPVAYGFEALQANEFFGREMQCSESQLVPRGPGSDPTYQGCSLPGSTMGSTIVSGPDYLQASFQYSRANLWRNFGIMIAFTVFFLAMTVLAVDTIRFKGSGAQSLIFAKPRDDKNVDNEKSRPAEETDEAFEPIGDGQSVFTFKDINYTVPYGNGERQLLNGVCGYAKPGKMIALMGSSGAGKTTLLNTIAQRQKIGVVTGDMLVNGASLGPEFQRGTGFCEQRDIHEGTATIREALEFSALLRQERAIPREEKIAYVDRIIHLLELYDLQHAIISSLTVEQRKRVTIGVELAAKPSLLLFLDEPTSGLDSQSAFSIVRFLRKLCDAGQAIICTIHQPSSDLIEQFDMILALNRGGNTFYFGPVGTNGSVVIDYFTQRGFPCPPSRNVAEFILETASQPSIKDGQRIDWNEEWRNSEEHRAIVAEIDQITAERRAPPERSTAQTEFAASTAYQCLLLTKRMFVQHWREPQYMYSRVFVHTIMGIFNGFTFWMLGNDIAGMQNRMFSAIILIFFVPPTVVNSVVIKFFQNRDLWEDRELPSRTYGWFAFCTANVVCEIPMAIVSATIYWLLWYFPVGFPATSSVSGYNYLMVLVWSLFQSSWGQWISAFGPSYSTVSNILPFFFVMIAIFNGILVPYASMPSFWRYWMYYINPTTWFSRGVLSAVLPPAVVQCSSTEFARFNPPPGSTCGQYADRFVNEVAMTGYLEDPNATSNCGYCPYNNGGEYMQTLNVHNSDKWPAFGILVAFAVANWALVYFFVYTVRIRGWSFGIATMTRWCSKLSSKIFGRGKQSTTDRTEA; from the exons ATGGAGGGGGCCGCGAGACCAGAGGAAGACGGCCGCTGGGGCGAAAATGCGGCAGGCGAAATCTCAGTAAACGCCGCACTGGAGGAGTATCACGATCTTGAGAAGGAGTTGAGCACGATTCAACACCGCCATTCTACTGCATATCAACGGAAGCCTTCAGAACACCATGGCGATGCCGGAGGAGAGAGTGACTCGACAATCGCACCTAGTCTACCTGGCAATGACACATTCGACCTGCCCGACTTTCTCAGGAGGGGAATCATGGACATGCGCACACCGAGCGGCGGGCCAGCAAAGAGACTAGGTGTTTCTTTCAAGAATTTGACAGTCAAGGGCATCGAGTCATCGACGAAGCAAGTGACGACGTTTCCCCGAGATCTAGTCAACACATTTGGACCGGACTTTTACCATTTCATCACTGGCATCTTCCCCAAACTAAAGATTCACAAAGAGCCGACTGTCGATCTCATTAGGAACATGACAGGAACGGTGCGACACGGGGAGATCATGCTAGTTCTAGGGCGACCAGGTTCCGGATGTTCGACTTTTCTGAAGGCCATCGCCAACCACCGGGACGAATACGCCAAGGTCGATGGAGATGTACATTATGGCGTTATACCGGCAGAAGATCAACTGGAGCGATACCGAGGCGAAGTCGTGTACTGCGAAGAGGACGATCGGCATTTCCCATCGCTCACGGTCTGGCAGACTTTGTGGTTCGCTCTGAAGACAAAGACACGGAAAAGAGAGCAATGGACGATCCCACTGATTCTCGATTCGCTTCTTCAAATGTTTGGAATAGATCACACTAAGAACACACTGGTTGGCGACGAACATATTCGAG GTGTTTCTGGAGGGGAGCGCAAGCGTGTGAGTCTGGCTGAGACACTAGCCACACGAGCATCTGTTGTCTGCTGGGACAACTCTACCCGAGGACTCGATGCCAGCACGGCTCTCAGTTTCGCCAAGTCGCTCCGCGTCTACACCGATGTTAGCGGGAGGACGACCCTCGTGACGCTCTACCAAGCTGGAGAGTCAATCTATGAATTAATGGATAAGGTTCTTGTCATAGACGACGGACGCATGCTTTTCCAGGGACCTGGTGATGAGGCGAAGAAATACTTTGAGGACTTGGGATACCTATGCCCTCCTAGACA AACTACTGCCGACTTTCTCACTTCTATCGCCGACAAGAACGCCCGTCATTTCCAACCCGGCCGAGAAGAATCGGCTCCAAAGACACCGGAAGACCTTGAACGGACATTCTTGGAGAGCGAACACTACCAACGCATCCTGCAAGATGTTGAGGACTACGAACGAGGCAGCAGATCAGCGAACAACGACAAGCATCGCATGTTCGCAGCCACCGTCAAGGATGCTAAGAGCAAGACCGTCATCGGCGATTCCATCTACACCGTCTCGTTTTTCAAGCAAGTGGCTGCCTGCACCAAGCGCCAGGCATGGCTTCTGTGGGGTGACCGGAGCTCCTTTTACACGAAGCTCGCCATCATCATTGCCAACAGTCTCATCGTCTCATCGCTTTTCTACGGCTCCGGACAGGACACGTCTTCCGTCTTTGCGAGAGGCGGTGTGGCTTTCTTCTCGATTGCCTTTATCGGATGGCTTCAGTTTGCAGAACTCGTCCCTGCGATTGATGGTAGAACGACGATTGAGAGGCAGAGAGTGTTTGCCTTCTACAGACCATCTGCTGTGGTCATTGCGAGGATGCTCTTGGACTTCCCACTGATCCTCATCATGACGCTCTTGTTCTCCGTACCAGTCTACTTCTTGGCGCAATTCGACGTTGACGCCTCCAAATTCTGGATCTACACACTCATCGTGTACACGGCTACCTTTTGTCTAACAACCATGTACCGGATGTTCGCCTCACTTTCATCCACCGTTGACGATTCTATCCGGTTTGTTGGCGTCG TCCTCAACATCATGTTCATCATGACGGGATATGTCATCCCCAAACCCAATCTCCTCAGTGACGCCATCTGGTTCGGCTGGATCTACTACATCAATCCCGTAGCATACGGATTTGAAGCCCTTCAAGCCAACGAGTTCTTCGGACGAGAAATGCAATGCAGCGAGTCTCAGCTCGTGCCACGCGGTCCCGGATCCGATCCCACTTATCAAGGCTGTAGTCTTCCTGGCTCGACCATGGGCAGCACCATCGTCAGCGGTCCTGACTATCTACAGGCTTCGTTTCAATA CTCGAGAGCGAACCTATGGCGTAACTTTGGCATTATGATCGCCTTCACCGTCTTCTTCCTCGCCATGACCGTTCTGGCTGTCGACACGATTCGCTTCAAGGGATCTGGTGCCCAGTCCCTGATTTTCGCGAAACCCCGTGATGACAAGAACGTGGACAACGAGAAGAGCAGGCCTGCGGAAGAGACCGACGAGGCATTTGAGCCCATCGGCGACGGCCAAAGTGTTTTCACATTCAAGGACATCAACTATACAGTCCCTTACGGCAACGGCGAACGGCAACTCTTGAACGGCGTCTGCGGATATGCCAAGCCTGGGAAGATGATTGCGCTGATGGGCAGCTCGGGCGCTGGCAAGACGACTCTTCTCAACACCATCGCCCAGAGACAAAAGATTGGTGTCGTTACGGGGGATATGCTTGTGAACGGGGCTAGCCTGGGGCCCGAGTTCCAGAGAGGCACTGGTTTCTGTGAGCAGAGAGACATCCACGAAGGTACCGCCACGATCAGAGAGGCATTGGAGTTTTCTGCGCTTCTTCGGCAGGAACGTGCAATCCCTCGTGAGGAGAAGATTGCGTACGTTGATCGGATCATTCACCTTCTGGAACTGTATGATTTGCAGCACGCCATCATATCTTCCTTGACCGTGGAGCAGAGGAAGAGAGTCACGATTGGAGTTGAACTCG CTGCTAAACCAAGTCTCCTGCTCTTCCTTGATGAGCCCACGAGTGGTCTCGACAGCCAATCTGCATTCTCCATTGTCCGATTCCTCCGAAAGCTATGCGACGCTGGGCAAGCCATCATCTGCACAATTCACCAGCCCTCTTCCGATCTCATCGAGCAGTTCGACATGATCTTGGCCCTCAACCGAGGCGGCAACACTTTCTATTTTGGCCCCGTCGGCACCAATGGCTCAGTTGTCATCGACTACTTCACACAGAGAGGCTTTCCTTGCCCACCAAGCCGCAACGTCGCTGAGTTCATCCTCGAGACGGCATCGCAACCATCGATCAAAGATGGCCAGCGCATCGACTGGAACGAGGAGTGGCGCAATTCGGAGGAGCACAGAGCCATTGTTGCAGAAATCGATCAGATCACTGCCGAGAGACGGGCTCCGCCAGAGAGGTCGACGGCGCAGACGGAGTTTGCGGCCTCGACTGCCTACCAGTGCCTCCTTCTCACGAAGAGGATGTTTGTTCAACACTGGAGAGAGCCCCAGTACATGTATAGCAGAGTATTTGTGCATACGATCATGGGTATCTTTAACGGATTC ACATTTTGGATGCTTGGAAACGACATCGCAGGCATGCAGAACCGCATGTTCAGTGCCATTATTCTCATCTTCTTCGTACCTCCCACAGTTGTCAACAGCGTCGTGATCAAGTTCTTCCAGAACCGAGATCTGTGGGAAGACCGCGAACTGCCTAGTCGCACATATGGCTGGTTTGCATTCTGCACAGCCAACGTTGTTTGTGAAATCCCCATGGCTATCGTATCTGCCACCATCTACTGGCTGCTGTGGTACTTTCCCGTCGGCTTCCCCGCTACTTCGTCTGTCTCTGGCTACAACTATCTCATGGTTCTCGTCTGGTCTCTGTTCCAATCCAGCTGGGGCCAGTGGATTTCCGCCTTCGGGCCCTCATACTCCACCGTGTCGAAC ATCCTGCCCTTCTTTTTCGTCATGATCGCCATCTTCAACGGTATCTTGGTGCCATATGCCTCCATGCCTTCATTCTGGAGGTACTGGATGTACTACATCAACCCAACAACCTGGTTCAGCCGAGGCGTCCTCTCGGCCGTCCTCCCACCGGCAGTGGTGCAGTGTAGCTCCACAGAGTTTGCCAGGTTCAATCCGCCTCCAGGCTCAACCTGTGGCCAATACGCCGACCGGTTCGTCAATGAGGTCGCGATGACGGGCTACCTGGAGGACCCTAACGCGACGTCCAATTGCGGCTACTGTCCATACAATAACGGCGGCGAGTACATGCAGACGCTCAATGTCCACAACAGCGATAAGTGGCCAGCTTTTGGCATCTTGGTTGCCTTTGCCGTTGCCAACTGGGCTCTTGTGTACTTCTTTGTTTACACTGTTAGAATCCGGGGATGGTCTTTTGGGATTGCGACGATGACGAGATGGTGTTCAAAGCTTTCAAGCAAGATCTTTGGGCGCGGCAAGCAGAGCACCACCGACCGTACTGAAGCTTGA
- a CDS encoding sugar transporter translates to MDKLFGGNQGEADMTRMAIIRQQLGLIQGDELTKEVSMGVSEVEKA, encoded by the coding sequence ATGGACAAGCTTTTTGGTGGTAATCAAGGCGAGGCGGACATGACCAGAATGGCAATTATCAGGCAACAATTGGGATTGATTCAAGGGGATGAGTTGACGAAAGAAGTTAGTATGGGAGTTAGTGAGGTGGAAAAGGCTTGA